The following coding sequences lie in one Aquabacterium olei genomic window:
- a CDS encoding cell division protein FtsZ — MNSSLTLYLAILGGVVLAVFLIHSTWQSRKLAARQPRRAAVEPVDTQAGLPGEPTLGDDLPTQPLDLPAAPGTVPPLKRGHVHLDALVDAIATITIDAPMSGDHILLHVPTTRRAGSKPVLIEALRADCGEWEAPQAGVTYAELQAGVLLANRTGGLNEIEYSEFVQKIQAMADALSGAVEFPDMLDVVARAKELDAFAGAHDAQLAMRLYARGSAWSVGYVQQQAARHGFLPGSLPGRLVLPGNEEGAPPVLTLQFDAQVAFAEDPDQAALRELLLAFDVPQTAPEQTPFRAWCAAGEALSMALDAVMADDQGQPFSPAAFASIEGELTRLYEALAARDLGAGSAAARRLFS; from the coding sequence ATGAACTCTTCCCTCACCCTGTATCTGGCGATTCTCGGCGGCGTCGTGCTGGCGGTCTTCCTCATCCACAGCACCTGGCAGTCGCGCAAACTGGCCGCCCGGCAGCCGCGCCGTGCCGCCGTCGAGCCGGTAGACACCCAGGCCGGCCTGCCCGGTGAACCGACGCTGGGCGACGACCTGCCCACGCAGCCGTTGGACCTGCCCGCAGCGCCCGGCACGGTGCCGCCGCTCAAGCGAGGACACGTGCACCTGGATGCCCTGGTGGACGCCATTGCGACCATCACCATCGACGCACCGATGAGCGGCGATCACATCCTGCTGCACGTGCCGACCACGCGCCGTGCGGGCAGCAAGCCCGTGCTGATCGAGGCGCTGCGCGCCGATTGCGGTGAGTGGGAGGCACCTCAGGCCGGCGTGACGTACGCCGAGCTGCAGGCTGGCGTGCTGCTGGCCAACCGCACCGGCGGCCTCAACGAGATCGAGTATTCCGAGTTCGTGCAGAAGATCCAGGCGATGGCCGACGCGCTGAGCGGCGCGGTCGAGTTCCCGGACATGCTGGACGTCGTCGCGCGGGCCAAGGAGCTGGACGCCTTTGCCGGCGCGCACGACGCACAACTCGCCATGCGCTTGTATGCCCGCGGCAGCGCGTGGTCGGTGGGTTACGTGCAGCAACAAGCGGCGCGTCACGGATTCCTGCCCGGCTCGCTGCCCGGCCGGCTCGTGTTGCCCGGCAACGAAGAGGGTGCTCCCCCGGTTCTGACGCTCCAGTTCGACGCCCAGGTAGCCTTTGCAGAAGACCCTGACCAGGCCGCGCTGCGGGAACTGCTGCTGGCCTTCGACGTGCCCCAGACCGCGCCGGAACAGACGCCGTTCAGGGCTTGGTGCGCCGCGGGCGAAGCCCTTTCCATGGCGCTGGATGCCGTCATGGCCGACGACCAGGGCCAGCCGTTCTCACCGGCCGCATTCGCCTCGATTGAAGGCGAGCTGACCCGCCTGTACGAGGCGCTTGCCGCGCGCGACCTTGGCGCCGGATCGGCCGCCGCACGCCGCCTGTTCAGCTGA
- a CDS encoding DUF2237 family protein, protein MSAIDLVPGRNVLGGPLRACSYDPLTGYFRDGCCRTRPDDTGLHVVCCRVTAEFLAFSMKRGNDLSTPRPEWRFAGLQPGQRWCLCANRWLEAWQAGVAPPVALEATHEKALEVIPLEALKAHALEPQQHRDQD, encoded by the coding sequence ATGTCTGCCATCGACCTCGTGCCCGGCCGCAACGTGCTGGGCGGCCCGCTGCGGGCCTGCTCTTACGATCCGTTGACCGGCTACTTCCGGGACGGCTGCTGCCGCACCCGGCCCGACGACACCGGCCTGCACGTGGTGTGCTGTCGCGTCACGGCCGAGTTTCTGGCGTTCTCGATGAAACGGGGAAATGACCTGTCGACGCCCCGCCCCGAATGGCGTTTTGCCGGTCTGCAGCCGGGCCAGCGCTGGTGTCTGTGCGCCAATCGCTGGCTGGAAGCGTGGCAGGCCGGCGTGGCCCCGCCGGTGGCCCTGGAAGCCACCCATGAAAAGGCACTGGAGGTGATCCCGCTGGAGGCCCTGAAAGCGCATGCGCTCGAGCCCCAGCAGCACCGCGATCAGGACTGA
- the ligA gene encoding NAD-dependent DNA ligase LigA, producing the protein MSQSNVSGGAPTAPPGDDLPTPAEQAATLRAQLHEHAHRYYVLDEPAIPDAEYDRLFQALQTLEETYPELRTFDSPTQRVLGKVLEGFTPVRHAVPMLSIRTETDTEATGAEAFDGRVRRELELPDEAPAVEYAAELKFDGLAINLRYEQGVLVRAATRGDGETGEDVTQNIRTIRQIPLRLKGEGAPAVLEVRGEVYMRRDDFETLNARQREHGDKTFVNPRNAAAGAVRQLDPGIAARRPLSFFAYGLGEVQGWDMPATHSGVLDALAAWGLPVSSERTVAQGAAGLVAFHQAIGARRDGLPFDIDGVVYKVNSLALQARLGFVTREPRWAVAHKYPAQEQLTQVEGIDIQVGRTGKLTPVARLKPVFVGGVTVTNATLHNLFELRRKRVRVGDTVIVRRAGDVIPEVVGVVAGERPAYVPNFRMPAHCPVCGSDVVRERAEVDHRCSGGLFCAAQRKQALLHFAQRRAVDIEGLGDKLVDQLVDGGLVRTLPELYKLGLMKLAALDRMATKSAQNLVDALEKSKHTTLPRFLFGLGIRHVGEATAKDLARHFGGIDRIMDATEAQLLEVRDVGPVVAHSIRTFFDQAHNREVVEQLRACGVTWPEHEPAADPASLPLSGQTFVLTGTLPTLSRDEAKALIEAAGGKVAGSVSKKTHHVVAGAEAGSKLEKAQSLGVSILDEDGLRALLALAGSVAGGAVGEEADQS; encoded by the coding sequence ATGTCGCAATCCAACGTGTCCGGCGGCGCTCCGACGGCCCCGCCCGGCGACGACCTGCCCACGCCGGCCGAGCAGGCTGCCACGCTGCGCGCGCAGTTGCACGAGCACGCGCACCGCTATTACGTGCTGGACGAACCGGCCATTCCCGACGCGGAATACGACCGGCTCTTCCAGGCGTTGCAGACGCTGGAGGAAACCTACCCCGAGCTGCGCACATTCGATTCACCGACGCAACGCGTGCTGGGCAAGGTGCTGGAGGGCTTCACGCCGGTGCGCCACGCGGTGCCCATGCTGTCCATCCGCACCGAGACCGACACCGAGGCAACCGGCGCCGAGGCCTTCGATGGCCGTGTGCGGCGCGAGTTGGAGCTGCCTGATGAAGCACCGGCCGTCGAGTACGCCGCCGAGCTGAAGTTCGACGGGCTGGCCATCAACCTGCGCTATGAGCAGGGCGTGCTGGTGCGCGCGGCCACACGCGGCGATGGTGAGACAGGCGAAGACGTCACACAGAACATCCGCACCATCCGACAGATTCCGCTGCGCCTGAAAGGCGAGGGCGCGCCAGCGGTGCTGGAGGTGCGCGGCGAGGTCTACATGCGCCGTGACGACTTCGAGACCCTGAACGCCCGGCAACGCGAACACGGCGACAAGACCTTCGTGAACCCGCGCAATGCGGCGGCCGGCGCCGTCCGCCAGCTGGATCCGGGCATCGCCGCCCGCCGCCCATTGAGCTTCTTCGCCTATGGACTGGGTGAGGTCCAGGGCTGGGACATGCCGGCCACGCACAGTGGTGTGCTGGATGCACTGGCTGCGTGGGGCCTGCCGGTCAGCAGCGAGCGTACCGTGGCGCAAGGCGCAGCTGGCCTCGTTGCCTTTCACCAGGCCATCGGGGCGCGGCGCGACGGCCTGCCCTTCGACATCGACGGTGTGGTCTACAAGGTCAACAGCCTGGCCTTGCAGGCCCGACTCGGTTTCGTGACCCGCGAACCACGCTGGGCCGTGGCCCACAAGTACCCCGCACAAGAGCAGCTCACCCAGGTCGAAGGCATCGACATCCAAGTGGGCCGCACGGGCAAGCTGACCCCGGTGGCGCGCTTGAAGCCCGTGTTTGTCGGCGGCGTGACGGTCACCAACGCGACGCTGCACAACCTGTTCGAGTTGCGCCGCAAGCGCGTGCGCGTGGGTGACACGGTGATCGTGCGACGCGCCGGCGACGTCATCCCGGAAGTGGTGGGCGTCGTGGCCGGCGAGCGCCCGGCCTACGTGCCCAACTTCCGCATGCCCGCGCACTGCCCGGTGTGCGGCAGCGATGTGGTGCGCGAACGCGCCGAGGTGGATCACCGCTGCTCAGGTGGCCTGTTCTGCGCCGCGCAGCGCAAGCAGGCGCTGCTGCACTTTGCCCAGCGCCGCGCCGTGGACATCGAGGGCCTCGGTGACAAGCTGGTGGACCAGCTGGTCGATGGCGGTCTGGTCCGCACGCTGCCCGAGCTGTACAAGCTCGGCCTGATGAAGCTGGCCGCGCTGGACCGCATGGCGACCAAGAGCGCGCAGAACCTGGTGGACGCGCTGGAAAAGAGCAAGCACACGACCTTGCCGCGTTTTCTGTTCGGCCTGGGCATCCGCCACGTGGGCGAGGCCACGGCGAAAGACCTGGCACGCCATTTCGGCGGCATCGACCGCATCATGGACGCCACCGAGGCGCAGTTGCTGGAGGTACGCGACGTGGGCCCGGTGGTGGCACACAGCATCCGCACCTTCTTCGACCAGGCGCACAACCGCGAGGTGGTGGAGCAACTGCGTGCGTGCGGTGTGACCTGGCCCGAGCACGAGCCGGCGGCCGACCCGGCCAGCCTGCCGCTGTCAGGGCAGACCTTTGTGCTGACGGGAACGCTGCCCACGCTCAGCCGCGATGAGGCCAAGGCCCTGATCGAAGCGGCGGGGGGCAAGGTCGCCGGCTCGGTCTCGAAGAAGACGCATCACGTCGTGGCCGGCGCGGAGGCCGGCAGCAAGCTCGAGAAGGCGCAGAGCCTGGGGGTGTCCATCCTCGACGAGGATGGCCTGCGTGCGCTGCTGGCTCTGGCGGGCAGCGTGGCAGGTGGCGCGGTCGGCGAAGAAGCCGATCAGTCCTGA